A stretch of Capricornis sumatraensis isolate serow.1 chromosome 10, serow.2, whole genome shotgun sequence DNA encodes these proteins:
- the LOC138087736 gene encoding zinc finger protein 248-like yields MGATYEQKRNVLLQEQVSFKDVCVDFTQEEWYLLDPAQKILYRDVILENYSHLVSVGNCIAKPEVIFKIEQGEEPWILEERFPKQCRSEDWKVDDLIESTQENQDEHFWQLAFTSNKTLSTDSGDRVRKTLNLGTDSIPSSNFLYKICDSCEVSLKNISGLIINRKNYSRKKPDEFNVYEKLLLDIGHDKTPPGGKSYNQKKNVLNHGQDLTQSIFDQPFEYNEDGRGKHGEAAFFTNNKVQIGETHCKYNECGRTFIQSLKLSLSQRTHFEMEPCECSICGKSFYMDLRLGHQRALMGDNPYEYNEYGQIFCDNSAFVIHQGTYTRKIPHEYKVSHKTWEKSALFKHQIVHMGKPYEHNENGNTFNKKSHLTQLRRAHSGEKTFECGECGKTFWEKSNLTQHQRTHTGEKPYECTECGKSFCQKPHLTNHQRTHTGEKPYECKQCGKTFCVKSNLTEHQRTHTGEKPYECNACGKSFCHRSALTVHQRTHTGEKPFICNECGKSFCVKSNLIVHQRTHTGEKPYKCNECGKTFCEKSALTKHQRTHTGEKPYECNGCGKTFSQRSVLTKHQRIHTRVKALSAS; encoded by the exons AAAAGGAATGTACTGTTACAGGAGCAAGTGTCATTCAAAGATGTATGTGTGGACTTCACCCAGGAAGAGTGGTACCTGCTGGATCCTGCTCAGAAGATATTATACAGAGACGTGATCCTAGAAAATTATAGCCACCTTGTCTCAGTAG GGAATTGTATTGCTAAGCCAGAAGTGATCTTCAAGATCGAGCAAGGAGAAGAGCCTTGGATACTAGAGGAGAGATTCCCAAAACAGTGCCGCTCAG aaGACTGGAAAGTTGATGACCTAATAGAGAGCACCCAGGAAAATCAAGATGAACATTTTTGGCAACTTGCTTTCACCAGCAACAAAACATTAAGTACAGATAGTGGTGACAGAGTAAGGAAAACTTTAAATCTAGGTACAGACTCCATTCCTTCAAGCaattttctctataaaatatGTGATTCATGTGAAGtgagtttgaaaaatatttcaggcTTAATTATTAACAGAAAAAACTATTCTAGAAAGAAGCCTGATGAGTTTAATGTATATGAGAAATTGCTCCTTGATATTGGGCATGACAAAACTCCTCCTGGAGGGAAATCTTATAATCAAAAAAAGAATGTCCTCAATCATGGACAGGATCTCACTCAGTCAATTTTTGACCAGCCTTTTGAGTATAATGAAGATGGAAGAGGCAAACATGGAGAGGCAGCCTTTTTCACAAATAACAAAGTTCAGATAGGAGAGACACACTGTAAATATAATGAATGTGGAAGAACCTTCATCCAAAGTTTGAAGCTCAGTTTATCTCAGAGAACTCATTTTGAAATGGAGCCATGTGAATGCAGCATTTGTGGTAAGTCCTTCTATATGGATTTAAGATTGGGACATCAGAGAGCTCTTATGGGGGACAATCCTTATGAATATAATGAATATGGGCAAATTTTCTGCGACAATTCAGCTTTCGTTATCCATCAAGGAACTTACACAAGAAAGATTCCCCATGAATATAAAGTCAGTCACAAAACTTGGGAAAAGTCGGCTCTCTTTAAACATCAGATAGTACACATGGGAAAACCTTATGAGcacaatgaaaatggaaatactttCAACAAGAAGTCACATCTCACCCAACTTCGAAGAGCTCACTCAGGAGAAAAAACTTTTGAGTGTGGTGAATGTGGGAAAACATTCTGGGAGAAGTCAAACCTCACTCAGCATCAGAGaacacacacaggagagaaaccctatgaatgtactGAATGTGGGAAATCCTTTTGTCAGAAACCACATCTTACCAACCATCAGCGAACACATACAGGAgaaaaaccctatgaatgtaagcAGTGTGGGAAAACATTCTGTGTGAAGTCAAACCTCACCGAACATCAGAGAACACACACAggggagaaaccctatgaatgtaatgCATGTGGAAAATCCTTCTGCCACAGGTCAGCCCTAACTGTACATCAGAGaacacacacaggagagaaacccttTATATGTAATGAATGTGGTAAATCCTTCTGTGTGAAATCAAACCTCATTGTACATCAAAGAactcacacaggagagaaaccctacAAATGTAATGAGTGTGGGAAAACCTTCTGTGAGAAATCAGCTCTCACTAAACATCAGAGGACTCACACAggggagaaaccctatgaatgtaatgGATGTGGGAAAACCTTTAGTCAGAGGTCAGTACTCACtaaacatcagagaattcacacaAGGGTGAAAGCTCTTTCAGCATCCTGA